TTCCTCGCTGACCACGATCACCAGCGCGTCCGTCTCCTCGCTCAGGCCGAGCGCGGCGCGGTGGCGGGTGCCCAGGGTGCGGTCGGTCACGGGGAACTGCGTGAGCGGAAGGATGACGCCCGCGGCCACGATCTCGTCGCCCCGCACCACCGCGGCGCCGTCGTGCAGCAGCGAGTACGGGGTGAAGATGTTCTGCAGGAGCGGCGCGGAAACGCGGGCCTGCAGCTGCGTTCCCGTTTCCAGGTACTCGCCCAGCCCGATCTCCTCCTCGATGGCGATGATGGCGCCCACCTTGTCGCGCGACAGCTCCTCCACCGCCTCCACGATCTCGCCGGCCACCTCGCGCCCCTGCATTCCCGTGAACGCGCGGAAGATGCGGTTCTGCCCCAGGGCGGCCAGCCCGCTGCGCAGCTCCGGCTGGAAGACGATGAGCGCCGCGATCACGCCGAAGTTGAAGAGCTGCGTCAGCAGGTACTCCA
The nucleotide sequence above comes from Longimicrobium sp.. Encoded proteins:
- the cdaA gene encoding diadenylate cyclase CdaA; this translates as MGALIDRIAFLAPGWRDVVEVLLVAAVIYRILLVFAGTRAFQMLLGFFLLVGIYVVSRILGLTLVEYLLTQLFNFGVIAALIVFQPELRSGLAALGQNRIFRAFTGMQGREVAGEIVEAVEELSRDKVGAIIAIEEEIGLGEYLETGTQLQARVSAPLLQNIFTPYSLLHDGAAVVRGDEIVAAGVILPLTQFPVTDRTLGTRHRAALGLSEETDALVIVVSEETGIVSVAHRGRLVRGVTPDRLQHILAAGALPGENGGAPAAIASGAGASAPPPKG